The segment aacaaatagttttatATGAAGCTTTCATATAACAGTATGCCCCCTCAAAGGAATAAACAGCCTTTTAGATTTCATCCAACTTTTCAAGGTTAGTCTTCACCGTCAACACCTGCAGCCATTGACAACCACTGAATGTGAATCCATGGGacctaaatgtgacacacaaacaagacagCTTGGGCCCCGCTCATTTTTCAAGTTCGAGGGTGATGTCAGGGCCCTGAGATTCCCCACATTCCCCGGCGAAGCAGATGTCTCCCTCGAAGGAAACTTAAAACTTAATGCATgttcagtttggtttgtggtcaCATGATCTGCAGTACAGCCagagtaaacaaacagaaatgcgCTGTGCTTTAGATCGAGATTCAGTGTTCAGAGCGCTCTGGTGCTGTTGTACTGCAGTCAAAGTAAAGGTCTGCAGATCATAAAATAGCATTGAGCATCATTTATATCATCTTATCATATTTCCCCAATCTGCAGCCTGCATGAGAACCTGTTGGCGGGGACAGCGGGGAGTAATACTTTCCTCTGTGTCATCTGTCATGATAAGGATCACTGAGGGAGCATGCTAGCATTAGCATCTTTACATCATCTTATGTGActatgttgcatgtttttgctcTACATGCACATTAACCTCCACAACTCTTGTTTCTTTAATTCATAGTCAactcacaaaacatcacatctaCTGACTGTAACTCAACCCACTGCAGCtatttataaaatacatttctagCCAAGACATTTTAGTGACATGTAATGGCGTCATTCAACTATCAAATGGACTTAACACAACACGTAAGGATGCAATTCACATATCTTCAGGTCTTCAAGTCTGTGTGTACTTTTGAACCCCTCTTCAAACACGCATGAAATCTGGAGTAGTTTTGGATTTTAACTAGGAAGGTTTTGGATGGCGTGTTATTTCCTTGAATAATTAGCTTAGGGACGTATCGCACTCAGATTTACCACCCCCACCACCTCATCACCATATAAAAACTCTGCAACGCCCACAGAGAGGGATGGTCAGCACATTCACCCATTCCTATGGTCATTTTAAGACACAAGAAAATCTAAAAGCAGCAAAGTGACTAACTGCGATATGTTGGTACAAATGGAAGCATTCTCATTAAAAGCAAAGATATGATCTGGTCTCCTGAGCTGTTATGGTCTCCTGTTGTTTAACCTGTAAAACCTGCAGAAATGTCACTGGAGAATATGTTGCATGTCTTTATTGCCTCTTTCCATTTTGCAGCAGCGACACTTCTAAATCTAAGCTGTTGGTTGTTGTTGCAGAACAAAGCACATTGATGGGATGCAGATCCACTCACCGATATTTAGTTGTAATCCTGGAAAGGAGGGATGACCTGTAAATACCAAATACACAAGAGGCTCAAATCTGGTGATCTCTGTCACAAGTTTACAAATCCCACAGTGCCTCTGACCCCACGTATGGCCGGACCCAGGTCCCGAGAAGTGCAAAACCCACCCTTCACTCAGATGGCAGATCTTCCAGGGGCTTGGGGGTGTGGGTGGAAGTGGTATTGGTGTCAAGACGGGAGGAGGCGGTGGTTGAGTTTAGGAGTATGAATACGAATGGGGGGTAGGAAAGTGCTGATGGAGATATTAAGGGAACAAAATCATTCTCACAGATGGCTCTGAAGCCTATATTTAGTAGCAAAGACCAAGGGGAACAGAACTTGGCTCTAAGATAACCTCAAAGGACTCGGGTGTGTCGGGTACACAGAGAGACTGGGTAGAGTATATACAAGTTCACAATGCAAGTTTAAGCTtggtgtacagtatgtgtgtatggcAGTGCCATATCAGTTTCAGTGAGGGTCAGCCTCAATcccacccactctctctctaaCCTGACACTACAttgtcacattttcagtttcatatAACCAGACACGATAAACATGTGTGAGACAGAGTTATCAGACACTGCAACAATCTTTGCATGGCCTGTATTAACATAACTAGAGAGCAACCACGGGCAAATGGTATTTAAAGAGAGTGCCTGTTTTTACAGTACATCCTCTatatatttctgtttgttttgagcACAGTTTTTAATGTATGAAGATGAGGAAGGAAAATATTACccttaatttcaacaaaaacactgaaatccaGGATAATCAGTTATAATTTGGAAGTACTAAAGCGATGTGCTCCCTGAGCACACTCGCTCACTTTTGAGATAGTTCACTCAAAACCACAAATGTGCACCTCATAGTGGCACCAAGGCAAAACGATTTGTCGACTTAGAACTATGAGCGTGGTAAAGGCAGGAGTTAACCTGGCTGATCCAAGCCATGCATTACATTCTGAGTTCATGTTGCTTCCCTCAGGGCACAGATGCAATCTACCAAGATACAGAACCTACTAGTTCAACTTGTCATTTATCCCAGCTGTTATTGGCCCGGTAAATGAGTCTCTGAACTCTGaattgtgatttgttttgtttttatttacaaataaaaacaaaacaaatcacaatttGTTTGTCACTGCTGGCTGTGAGTCAAATGCCCGTCTCCTGGGATGATAATGATAGCTTGAACTCAAGGCACTGGAGTGGGCTTATTATGCAAAGGTCAAAAGTGAACTACTCTAGtctttataaaatatataaataaaatgatgcacCAAGTATTAGAGTGACGTTGTTGGATCTCTTGTAGAGTATATCTGCAGAtctgtgtgtttcattatttatttttttaatatgaaagaGTAAATCTTGCCCAGCAGGGGCTAACTTGTATTTGGCTTTGTTCCACCttatttttaacacacattttcacacctcTTCTTAAAGTAACAAGTCTTGACCCCTCAATAGTCTGTACATTTTGATTCTCCAAGCCTCTGAGAGATTTCTTTCATCTTCTGTATCATCAGTTTAatgcatttttcacattttagtaAATAAAAGATGGGGTCTCATGAGGAAAAAAGCGAATCCACCTTTTGTTGGATCCTTGTTGGCTTTGAAGCAAcattctttgttttccttcaacgTCTTATAACTCACTCTACCTTCACATTTAGGGTTTTAGGtcgatttatttagatttttattccACACGTTTTCACTCTCAATTTCTtataaacaaatattctgtttcTCAACTACTTTAAGTGCCAAGTATTCTTGAACttgaaaaatcaaaacacatttataataatgGGAAAGAAGTTGCCCTATTATCTAATTGTAGTCATATTATTGTAGAAAATGATGATCTTAAAGAAGCAGTTCTACATGGTGTTTTCATTCCATCTCAAAATAGAAATTGCCACAAGCTGAGAagccacttttattttttgatatttttaaagcAGTTAAATTAAGAACAAATTCTTAATTACAGTAGCAACTTGGCAATGTGTCATTTTCTCTATAATGAGTCTTCTGTTTGGATATAAACAGCCCTATATATAggcactgtgtgagtgtggaggtTGAAAACAGAATGCCTTTCTGACTGCATCCCCGAGCAGGGAACAGGCTTAGGCAGTCACATGTATGTCTCGCTCTTAAGGggctccaaaacatctaacgcGGTATATGATGATATCCATAAATGTTAACTTCAGGATTACAGATAGAACATAATCATTTCCTTCAGTTTAGCAAAATAAAAGGAATTTAAACACAACTTTAAACTGATAAAATCTGACTTTCATGTCATTAAATTAACAATTTGGcagaaaatgaagataaaatcaTTGTACCAATTTGTAACAAAGTGtaaaatcacctgattgtatgaattctgtgtttttcattaacaCAGAATGAGCCTTATATGTTTATCAGGAGCCTGGTCAGCTGTACTGAGGCCATCATTTAataccaccatgtttttacaatttgcCCACCATGGACAAACTAGACATGTTTTGAGTGTTGATGCTTACTAAAGGCTACATAGGTTAATCAATAAATGTTACTAGGGCAaagtggggattaggtaaattggacactaaattgactgtaggtgagtgtgagagtgggtatgtgaccctgtgatgatctaaactgagattggcacagcgcccccgcgaccctcatgtggaggataaagcggtagaagatggacggaatcagtgtgtttgtgtctctcacaGACTTGATGGCCTACAGTGAATATGCCACTGATACTATGCTGTGCTAATGTCCTTTTAAtgaccaaaaataataataattccgcCTCCTGTGACTCAATGGATGAATAGTGGAAATTGAGAATCCCACAGTAATTTCTGAAATTATAGTTACACATTTCTCTGAATCCACCTCAACTCAAAAAGAATATTCAACAGTTATGTGATGTGGACGTTGTCTATAGTTTGAAAAAATCTCAGCTCCATTCCATGAAGGTCTGTCTTAAGATATTATCTTTCACTCCTTTCTATCCCTTCTCACATCTAGTGACACTGCATGGAACGTCTTGTATGCATGCCCTTACTTTCTGGTGTTGTTTTCTCGTATTACCTGTTGAAGTTATATGAGCTTGTTCGAATGCTCTAATCATCTAATCacagtttaatttaagttttgaTTTTCTCTGTACATTACACCTGGAAATATAATATATCCAaatggatttattatttatttatttatttagttagttatttatttattgtacttaaAGTTACTTGataaattaacctttttttcagATGGGTAATTTGCATAAATCTGGAATTACTTATAACACATTTCTGAATCACCAGTGATGGAGATCTGTAATATATATGACATACATATATGATACATTggtcatttattcatgttttatcatattttactAATGGTAATTATATTCTTGTtgtaatttaattattaaacattttttaaagcagattGGCAGTTTTATGCTTAGGAAAATTAATAGATTGGGCTTTGTATTTCGATtctaatatatgtataaaaaggAGAAAGTTGctagaaaataatattttcacattttttcaaacacaaaaatgccaataaaatagaaatagctaatactgtgtgtatgtgtgtgtgtttctcataaAACAGTCTGTAaagcatttaattatttaaaaaataaataaaaccagtaTACAGTTGCATTACTGAACTGcttatttattcaaattatcATTTAATacatgcatgtactgtacaacGTGCAGTATCACACAATGGACAACAGGAGGCAGTGTAAAGTCAGATAAGTGTACAGCTTTCAAATCTAATTTTATTCTTCTAAAAATGTCGTCCCCTATCCAGTATAAATGTCTGCTCAGCAATAATAATAGACATGTTCACACTTCAATCCATCTACAGTCAGAAATATGCATCATATTTTACACCTCAGCATAGCTATATCTACAAACTAAATCTTTCATAATATGAAAATAAGAAGCTGTAAGACAAGTTATATTTCaaaaacggtaaaaaaaaatccacaactgaaaacatattctttacttttttttcttacttgttTCCATAAACATATACCCAGTATGCCAAGGTATATATAACTGATAAATATGTTCATCCTTTATTTTTTCCATCATTAGTGGAAAGACTTcagacaaacttcagtttcattcTTTCATCTATCTCTTCCATTAAACCTCGGATGCCGTCCTTTCTTGGCCATCATCCTTTAACTTCTTCTGGCTGTGGGATATCAAAACTGTGCATCATCAATCACAGGTCTCAGAATTACTACATCTGATTATGATTGTTGTTTCCCAGAAGTTGGATGTGATGGTAAATACCCTATCTAAGATCccatttatcacatttaaccGATCATACCTATAACCCTCCTCCACAGGCACTGTCATTCCATGAACCATCTTACAATTGCTGATGCCATTCAGTTCATCAACTTTCCCCGACACCCCTTCacatttaatcacaattaaaacaaaatacactgttctccatctgtgttatttgtttaataataaaagtgaaagaATTTACATATATCTGCAAAGATCACACTGATATTAAAGAAACTCTGGTGTGCCTAagtggcatttgaaatcctttgatATCCAGTGACAAGTGGTCATTCAGTGTCAGCATGAGAACTTGGTGAATGTGACCCATGCTAAAAAGATAGCATTTCTGTCTCGTTATAGTGAGCAGTGGTATTTGGCACAACCTCTCTAACATTTTGCAAAGAGTAAATCTTGTCTTCACATACAGTTCCACAGAGATCTGATACAatatctttaaaatgtcttctgtGCATAATATATACCCCAGAGACTGTTGTGGGCTTCTTCTTGATAACAGTACAGTTAGTGGATAGAGAACATATATTTTGCATGTCATTTAGTAGGACAATACtgagtaatatactgtatgtgagaaTGATACCACCCTTATCTACCTCCACATGTCCACATAtgaccacatactgtacatgttcaATGGTTTAATCCAGTGATTGAAATTCAGATACTTCAAGTTTCAAAGAAAAATTCAGTACAGGCTCTGTTTAGATGGTGCTTCTGCTTAAATAGTAGAAATATCTCCAGTAGCCTTACACCAACCTCCCAGGACAGGCATATGGTGAACTAGACAGCACAGTGTGTTTGTAGCTAAATAAATGAGATAAGcaaaatgtttgatatttatgaaTTATTACAATGAAGTTCAAGCACATTCAAAAACTTGACCAACTTACTTGTGCCTTTGCCTTTTGTTTAAAGCTGAATTTAtaagaataaaatgtgtatattaatttagtaatttgTCATTTCATCAAGAATTTCCCAAAACCTAAGTTGATACcctgaaattatttttttctttttttacagctaCTGTGCCCACCCAAACTTTGACAATTTATCTAATTTTACAAAATGGAATCAATGGATATGTGCCAGGTTTGTTTGGCCCAAGGTGGAGAAAAGTCTGATCATTTAACCAATTACCAAAGTTGCTTTTTGGTTAACTTTTGGCAGTAATTGACAAAATCATGTCTGCTGCAAATTAGTAATGAATTACAATGTCCAAGGGTGATAGGGATTGACTGCTGCTCTTCACATTGCGCCTGGCCTCCAGACACAGGGCTGGACACCTGCCTTTGTGGCAACAAAATGTGGTTTGGGTGCCTGGATTGGCTTAGACTTGAGTGAAGGCAAAGAGGAAAAGATACTGAGCTCAGGAGCACTCTGAAACTGCTTGGCTGCTTGGAGCCCAGTGGTGTAGGATACTGGAGTGTAAGGAGTGGGGACTGCAGGTGGCACAGGGTTTGGAACAGAGGTGGCAGAGAATTGTGGGAGGCTAGGTAGTCCAGCTGATTTCAAGGGAGGTATGGCTGGGATTGGGCCAGTGTATGGACCTTGCGGTAAGAAAGGAATTTGGTTTTGAGCAAAAGGAGCAAGAGGTGGGGAAGTCATGCCAGAGTGAGCCAAACGTTCTCCAAGGGTTGTAGCTGAGCGAGGTGCAATGACTTTGGGAGCCAGCTTGGGAGCAGATATAGGTGTGGGTGTGGAGAATCGTTTGATCTCATAGACACGGGCTGTTTTGAGAGGGACTTGCTTTGGGGAGATTAATGAACTTCCAACCATTGTTGTTGAGTAATCaccctgctgctgcctctgggCCTGGTAAGAGGGCATTGCTGATATGTTTGCAACACTGCCCCCGTAATTGAACATGGCAGAGTTGAGCTGGTAGGGCTGCCTTCTCATGAAATCCAGAGCTTGGATTCCTTCTCTTTGTGTGCCTCCTCTACTCCCGCTATTTGGTTTGCTTTTATCCTTCTGAGGCCCTTTAGGGAGAGAAGGACCAAGGAGTGGGTTGTACCCAATTGGAGGAGGGGCACGGACATTTGGGGAGTATTTAAAATTGGAGGGAAGTGTAGGACTTAGCGAAGAGTCAAATGAGTGAGATGCATTGTGCAAGGTCACTTCCTGCCGGTAAGATGCCTCAGGTGGGGCATCTACTATATACATACCCATACGATTCTGCCTACGGGTAAAAAGCTCTGCCCCTTTACCCCCAGCTTGAAGAAACTGTGGAGCTTCTTGCATGACCCGAGGTTTGGGGGCCACTGGAGGAGGAACCTTTCCCATTCCAACCTCACCACTCCTGCCTTCCTCAGTTGCATCATAATTCGCCTCATTGGGTGGTTGGCCATATTTGTATCGAGTGGACCGGTCATCCAGGTTCTGCACCATAGACAATAGGTCTGGATTTGGGGAGTTCTTTTTGACTTCTGGAACAGTGAACAAAGGTCTGACTTTACCACTACGCCGCCGAGAATCAAGTAATATTCCTGAGCGACCTGATGGACCAGGCACGGGGGTTGGAGCTACAGCTTCTGGTGAGGTTACCCCTGATACTTGAGCTACTGATGGCATGGGATACTGAGGTGGAGGTGGCTGAGCAACTGGCACTTGGAGTGGATGCATTGCAGCAATTGGTTCAGCTGAACTTGGAATTTGAGATACAGGAGGAACAGGGGCTTGATACAATCCTACTTGTGGTTCTTGTGGTATTGAATGCCTAAATCCTGGGGGCATAGTTGCAAATGGAGCCTGATGAACAGTAGTTATAGATGGTGCTGCCTGCATTGTCTCTACAGATGTAGATATGGCTGGAGGATGGAAAGTGACTTGAGCCTCTGGTGGCTGAGGCAAGGGACCTTGAGGTACAGAGAATTGTGGGGAGATCATTGATAAAGGACTGGAGGGTAGTTGTGATGTCATGGATGTAGCATTAATGGCCAGTTCAGAAGCAGTGGAGAATGGTGGGCACACAGCTGCTGAGGTTGGACGCTGGCTTGTCTTTGTGACTGATGGTCGGAAAGTTACAGGGGCAGTCGCAGCTCGGATACTGATGAAGCCAGGAGTGAAAGGACGTGCTGTTCTGTTGAGAACATTACTGGCAGGTAGTTCTGGTTGTGGTGTTTCAGCTGGTGGTGAGGGAGTGG is part of the Solea senegalensis isolate Sse05_10M linkage group LG15, IFAPA_SoseM_1, whole genome shotgun sequence genome and harbors:
- the synpo2la gene encoding synaptopodin 2-like protein, whose protein sequence is MVAEEVIISLSGGAPWGFRLQGGVEHQKPLQVAKVRKRSKACRAGLQEGDELLFINEQPCETLSHAQAMNLIDGSTGILHIRVKRAPVGFQSVVLVTRAPSPRIDKEYRAALRAMSPNQPHHAPVREVHCSRSSLTSGLTSPPGSEAYYGETDSDADVAGYERQRRQKRRSPSNSTPGKPTGRASPEGGETSEMSGYDSAPDAHVYPPLLDKRGGDGNEGGGLPGVARREVIYQPPVPGTWSSQTSTETSSIISSADDQGPRDGGQEEDSGFLEPANVPLVSPERAKEALMLGSRNQLVPMVGPVNKPIDEELTTTYMEKAKQAKLNRGDTQQDKNVKEAKSKCRTIASLLTDAPNPHSKGVLMFKKRRQRSKKYTLTSFGSVDEDRCRDSQEEDGLLPGSESEFDEDGFSSVPDPTWDSDYLDMLEKRATAGTEGRGDGAEDAPSPGLSDTTGKGAQLFEQQRRRAAEHAKKMKAAQAQTTSQVQERAQILHPEIQPQMQSDLQPQHMMPTGPTTIQREFFQSPGQVSVGALGASNGDVAFSTVTTSMVMSSLPVTPKPATAAVTILATPSPPAETPQPELPASNVLNRTARPFTPGFISIRAATAPVTFRPSVTKTSQRPTSAAVCPPFSTASELAINATSMTSQLPSSPLSMISPQFSVPQGPLPQPPEAQVTFHPPAISTSVETMQAAPSITTVHQAPFATMPPGFRHSIPQEPQVGLYQAPVPPVSQIPSSAEPIAAMHPLQVPVAQPPPPQYPMPSVAQVSGVTSPEAVAPTPVPGPSGRSGILLDSRRRSGKVRPLFTVPEVKKNSPNPDLLSMVQNLDDRSTRYKYGQPPNEANYDATEEGRSGEVGMGKVPPPVAPKPRVMQEAPQFLQAGGKGAELFTRRQNRMGMYIVDAPPEASYRQEVTLHNASHSFDSSLSPTLPSNFKYSPNVRAPPPIGYNPLLGPSLPKGPQKDKSKPNSGSRGGTQREGIQALDFMRRQPYQLNSAMFNYGGSVANISAMPSYQAQRQQQGDYSTTMVGSSLISPKQVPLKTARVYEIKRFSTPTPISAPKLAPKVIAPRSATTLGERLAHSGMTSPPLAPFAQNQIPFLPQGPYTGPIPAIPPLKSAGLPSLPQFSATSVPNPVPPAVPTPYTPVSYTTGLQAAKQFQSAPELSIFSSLPSLKSKPIQAPKPHFVATKAGVQPCVWRPGAM